The Streptomyces lienomycini sequence CCATGGCGCTGTTCGCCCCCTACGGCGGACGGCTCGCCGACCGCTACGGACAGCGCGCCGTGCTGCTGCCCGGGGTCCTCGTGCACACGGCGTCCGGCCTGACGCTGACCGGCCTCGCGCTCGCGGACGCGCCCCTGTGGGCGCTGTTCCTGGCGGCCGTGCCCACCGGCGCCTCGGTGCCGCAGGTCGGGCCCATGGTCCGGGCCCGCTGGGCCGCGCGGCTCAAGGACTCCCCCCTGATGAGCACGGCGGCCGCCTTCGAGTCCGTCACCGACGAGCTGACCTTCGTCCTCGGTCCCCTGGTGGCGACCGCCCTGTGCACGTCCGTCGACCCCGCCGCGGGCCTGGTCACGGAGGCCGCGCTCACCCTGGTGGGCGGCCTGCTGTTCGCCGCGCAGAAGAGCACCCAGCCCGTGGTCGGTGGCTCCGGCGGCGCCGACGGCGAGCACGCGCGCGTGGAGCACGTCTCCGCGCTGCGGATCCCCGGCGTGCGGGTCCTGATCGTCGCCTTCCTCGGCATCGGTGCCGTCTTCGGCGGCATGCAGGTGTCGCTGGCGGCGTTCACCGAGTCGATCGGCGAACCCGGCCTGAACGGCGTCCTGTACGGCGTCTTCGCCGCGGGCAACATGATCTCCGGCCTGGCCTGCGGCGCCATCGCCTGGAAGGTGGCCCCGCAGCGGCGCCTCCTGGTCGGCTACACCGCCCTCGCGCTGACCGCCTCCGGGCTGTGGGCCGCGCACTCGGTCCTCGTGCTGGCCGGCCTCGGCCTGCTCGTCGGCATGTGCGTCGCGCCCGCCATCGTCACCGGTTACACGCTGGTCGAGGGCCTGGTCCCGGCGGGCGCCCGCACCGAGGCCTTCACCTGGCTGACCGGCGCCGTCGCGCTGGGCCAGGCGGCGGCCGTGACCGTCGCCGGGCAGCTGGAGGACCGGTACTGGGACGGCGCCGGATTCCTGGTCCCGATGGGCGGCACGGTGCTCGCGCTGGCGGTCCTGCTGACGCTGCGCTCGCGGCTGACGACCCGGCCCCACGGCCGTACGGTCGCACGTGGTGTCGGTCACCGCGCGCCCGCCACAGTGGACTGATCCCTCGGAATACGTCACTATGGACCGTCGTTAGCACTCATCGAGTGAGAGTGCCAGGAGGAAGACAGTGCCGACGTACCAGTACCAGTGCACCGAGTGCGGCGAGGGCCTCGAGGCGGTGCAGAAGTTCACCGACGACGCCCTCACCGAGTGCCCGAACTGCCAGGGCCGCCTGAAGAAGGTGTTCTCGGCGGTCGGCATCGTCTTCAAGGGCTCCGGCTTCTACCGCAACGACA is a genomic window containing:
- a CDS encoding MFS transporter, with amino-acid sequence MASTVTRPGYGQLLRTRGAWTFLLPGFAARQPFAMLTLSIVLLVQHTTGSYGVAGAVAAVTGVSMALFAPYGGRLADRYGQRAVLLPGVLVHTASGLTLTGLALADAPLWALFLAAVPTGASVPQVGPMVRARWAARLKDSPLMSTAAAFESVTDELTFVLGPLVATALCTSVDPAAGLVTEAALTLVGGLLFAAQKSTQPVVGGSGGADGEHARVEHVSALRIPGVRVLIVAFLGIGAVFGGMQVSLAAFTESIGEPGLNGVLYGVFAAGNMISGLACGAIAWKVAPQRRLLVGYTALALTASGLWAAHSVLVLAGLGLLVGMCVAPAIVTGYTLVEGLVPAGARTEAFTWLTGAVALGQAAAVTVAGQLEDRYWDGAGFLVPMGGTVLALAVLLTLRSRLTTRPHGRTVARGVGHRAPATVD